The Lutzomyia longipalpis isolate SR_M1_2022 chromosome 2, ASM2433408v1 DNA window ATTCCGGAAAGATCATCCTGTGGATGAACACAGACTCGTATGAGCCATTAAAGTCAATTTATCACTGGCATCCGGCTCCTGTGAAATGCCTCTCCTTCTCTGAGTCCGGCACGCATTTCTACTCAGGCGGAGTGGAGCAGGTGCTGGTGAAGTGGACGCACAATCGTCCGGATATGCGGAAGTTCCTGCCACGAATGCGTGGCACAGCAATTCACATAACCATAGCGCCGAAGAATGAGAAGATCGCCGTGGCTCTCAGTGACAATGGGATTCAACTGCTGAACGCCAATCTGGAGGTGCAGACACTCATTCAGAACTTCTGTCACGTTGCGGACGATGGCACGGGAGAGAATCCCTTCCCAGCGGGCATGATCATCAATCCGCGCAGCAATTGTATCGTTCTCAATGGTCGCGTGGGGCATTTGCAGTTCTTCTCGACGCACACAAAGAGCTTCCTCTACGACGTAGACATTACGGGGGAGAATCAGATGAACCCTGAACCGATGAGCATAATCTACAACACGCGTGTCACGAGGGTTTCCATCTGCATGGATTGGATGGCAACGGCGGAGTGTTGGAATGATCATGAACACTTTATTCAGacaaagattaaattttgggaatttagCAAAGAGAAGCAACTCTTTGTCCTCAACACGGATATCCAGATGCCGCATGAGAAAGCCATCACGGCGCTTGTCTTCTCCAAAATCTACTTCTCCGACAGTGTGGTGTGTGCATCAGCTGGTGGTGATAATTTCCTGATTATTTGGAAGTGTGACAGCGCCGGGAAAAGCTGGAGCATTCACAGACGCCTCCGCTATCGCAACTATCCCATAAAGAGCGTTGCCTTCTGCCAAGATGGGACACTAATGGTGGCGGGATTTGGGAATGTTTGCATTGTCTACAAAACGAGTGATTTAACAGTTAAAACCATCTTCTGTGCTCCATCTGGACTCGATGGGGGCATTgggaaagtttcctttttaaCTCCAAAATCCTTCCCAGACGCCAATGGAGATGCCAAGTCCATTGAAgggaaaaatagagaaatatcAGAGAGGAAAAGTCAAACAATTCAACTGGTGCACGCATTTCTCGAAAAGAATTCCAATGATCTCCTTAAATCAATTAACAGTGAAATGAATACCCCTAAAATGCAGGAGAAATGcacaaaaattgataaaattgatcaaGAAGAATTATTTAGCATGATTATGGGACTGAAAGATCTCGATTTAGATCAGAAACTTTGCATGCTCCATCACATGGAGATTTCGTGCAATGTGAAGAAGGATCTGAGGCGACGAATGAAGGAATATTTAGAGAAATCAGACATACTCTCACCAAATCTCGATGCAACCACTGAGGCATTTGCTGCTAATTTAGGAGAGATTcacaaatcatcaaaaatttcccaacttTGGCATATaaagaagagaagagaatTTCATGGGAAGTTTAAGAAAGGTCAAGGAAATCTCCCTGATTGTGGTGATCAAAACAATCTGCATGAGAATGGGAATGCATCAATGGAGGAAGATGGTGGAGCAGAAAGTCCAGCAAAGGCTTATCCTCTAACGGAGCCAGCAGAAATTCAACAATTAGTTTTCTCAAGTGGCGAATATGCGCACATTTTGGTTGCAGCCACAAAGAATCGTGTCCTTGTTTGGGATTTAATGTCGCTCAAATTGACGAGTGtcatcaaaatttcagcaGCTTCCCTGAGTGTGGATCCTCTCACGGGGCTATTTGCAGTCTTCACGAAGCAGAATAATTGTaagtagaatttttaaaaagaaaattttaatattttgcaaagaaaaattagattttactatttttattcaaaatgtataaattgaGTTcgatttgataaaaattgattcGAAAAATTGGcgatttttaaggaaaaattaggGCAGCTTGTTAAAATCTGGTTTAAGTCAGATTTTGAGTTTATCTAGCAGATAATCAGATTATCAGATAAAATTCTATTCCAACCCTATTCTAAATcatctttaaaagaattaagatTAAATACAATAGGgaagaccggggtaaaaaaaaaagtccatttgcataaatccttatctgcaggatttcccaagggcaagaaaatttcctcgataggtcattttcataaaaaatttcctggcctacaactttgtctcagaccacttttctctatctccccgggaaatatgagttttcaagcttttcctgaacccttccgcttctgactttttttttttgaactcgGCGGGTAAATATTGTCACCAGCggggtaaataaagtcggtggaattttcctacatttccaatgattttccacctgagcgattgatagtagttgatagctaaacttctcaccttttgatccgctacaaggaatttcactttcataACCActaaaatagagaattttgcgattttctcaatcacgccattttgcGACAAATGGTTGGAAattatgtcaaaaatttcgaagtttcatatgatttacatgggttgacaCTATTGACTCCACGGGGCAagttttgatttaaataattgtacagaaaatcattcaaagttagttaaaaatacaccttggcatcGTTTTCTACAgctagtgaaaaaaattatcagattggaaaattgttaaagGAAAAGTATCGGAAAACGAGTTTTCTCAAAACGCAAAAGTTAGGGAAATGGgcccaaaattttgtttgtttttttactcaattatttatttaaggtCAATTATTTAAGGTTGATAGGGCTTTCCACCAaaattttttcagatttttcggattaataacttgggagaaattgccatttgaaaattccaaactgACTTTTtcaaccccggtctcccctacagaTAAACAAGGAATTCGTGTTCGAATTACAGACATTTCGGAGATTTTGCTATCTTTCCTCAGGACtgcaaaataaacttaaaaattaaaaacttttacaaaaaaaaatcatatttccaCTCAAATTAAAtggataaatttgaaaatttcttccagTATTCGTCTTCTTGCCGAGTTCACCAATTCCAATTTATCATAAACGCGACATGCCGGGAGTTTATGATGCTCTGTGGGTTCCACGACAGGATCCCAAATCAACTTCATTGTCCATTGATTGGCAATCGCAATCGCAGCTGTTTTTCCTCACGCACGAGCAGGAGCTCCTTTGTCTGGGTTTGCGGAATGATGACGATGACTTACTCCCAATGGTGACATTCCTCAGTGAAGCAGACACAGTGAGCAATTACACACCCTTTGGGGCGATGATTGCGAAGCAAATGCAGGAGAGATCTCAATTTCTCAGCAATGTTGCAAGTGAAATGCATCATTCAACGGGGATCCTTGGGAAATCCAAAGTTAACGAGGTGAGTGAGACACTACAACAACCCTTTTGGGGTGGTGGGTGGGACAACattatattgaaaagttttgcattagtggataaatattttatttggtaTAATCGCTAAATCTCTGGTGCttataatttaatagaaattctacgttttttttttcttttgaaacattccattttattttaaattcctttgagATTAGTTAATTGAatctttataatatttttatggtgggatattttccctttttaagtttttttttcagttgatattttcttttacaaacattgcgaaaaatatttcattaaaacatttaCAATGATtcttaaaatctttctttgtgattttttttaaatgtataaGTTTTCAGTTGATAaacaatttaagaaattaacaaaaaaatctcttttaaataaaataaaaaaataataaatcgcGTAAAAAGTGGAACGGAATTCTCTAGTTTTCTCAATGTTTCGTCCATTCTTTCAGttctttcaaaaacaaaaaattaaattcgtgattattttgggattaaatcttttgatcagaaaattggTCCTTTGACCAGGAAAATATTCTAACTAATTAGAACGTTCTCCTGACTAAAAGACTAATTTACAGATCAACAGATAAGATCCCTcatttttttgggtaaaaattataaattaatattaataaattggttttgttttataaattagtatcacaaaaaattaatcctaACATGGTGCGCGGGAAatggagatttatttattaacaaaaaaaaaaagacttaatcGCGATGAATGGGAAGTGATTGAAGGCGGAAGTATCTTCATTCAATTGGCTTCCTGAACATGGGTAGTCTGTAGTTGCGGCATCGACGCATCAGATGAATGTCGTGCTTGAAGTAGCGCAAACAGTGCCATTGAGGAATTTCCATCATAGTCTGTGTCATTTGCTGCaaggaaaaaagaaggaaaggaAGCGATTTTTATCTCATATAACATTTTATGTGTTCTTCATCATGTTTCACTCGgggcaaagaagaaaaaatgttaaaaaattgtcaagaattcttgttggtttttttttgtaacaatttttctgccatttatacaaatttttccCCTGAGGGATTTCTATTTTTgctacaagattttttttgttatcatTTCTACCGTCAGGAGgggaaatgttaaaaatatccttttttcgctgctcttctttttttttctcctttgaaTTCTAATTGTCTCGTTTCATTCAAAAGCTCCAGAGGGAATATCCATTGCGGGAATTTATTATGTTTCTGGCAGATTCTATTTATCTTCGCGTCTTCATTTTGACGAAGGGAAATGAAGGGAAACGTCCCAGAGGTTcatgttaaatttaatatattttactaCCTacgatgaatattttaatattcaactttatgattaatttttggcaaattgTGACGTCGTTTAAAATGCAGAAATTTCTTAGAAGGTGCTAAAAGGGAGCTTTTGAactttgattaataaaaaaaagggaatgtttttttttccttaaatttcgCATCAAAAGGGttcttttcttggaaattcttattcaaattgagaatttataaGCACCAAAGCGTGCTTTATCGATGATTTTTGACGAAGTAATTTTATGCtttgttaatttaaagagacaaaaatcacaataatgacgtcattttaatggatttttgggcaaatattTGCAGAATAAACCCTGGCAGAACtatagaaagtttttttttttaatgctaatTAGTTATGCTAATGCATAGatagagcaaaaaaaacaacatagtGAACTTTGTGACTGATAAATTGCGAATTGGGAGCATGAAACTTGTAGTAAATGAGACGAATCAAAagttaatataaataaatcacCGGATGTGAgtcagagaaaaataaaagttctttaataaatctatTGACACTGCAAAAGGCAACAATTGCCAATTGCAATATGAACCCTATTTCGAAAATAAACATCACTTGAAGGCACttcaagaaaatgaaattatacgTTGTGCAATGAAAACTATAAGAGAATGAGAGACTTACGACTTTGGGATTTGAAATTGGCCATCCAACGGAGCTCTCAATGCAAACGAACGAAAGCcagagaatgaaaattaatccaaGTATTTTCATTTCTGGATAAATTTCCGACTTTCCACACCCAAATCACGCACTAAACAAcccctttttttattttgatgaattcaCTTCTGTGGCTCACAAATATTTATGCGAAGGGAGTTTTcacgttttctttttaaatttatttttataaaacacaCTCAACACGCTTTTTGAATGTAAAAATTCCTCCCAAGTGTATGTGCCGGATGGATGGtgctaaaatgaaatttatgatgTTATTCTGTAGAGAGTCGCGTTGCAATTGATCATTGGAGTGTCTGAGGGATCCCTTTTATATACTGTTACGTTCCACCCGCTCAGCTCCACTCCGTCGCTGCTGGGTGGGTAAACGACACGTTGGTAGGGAATCTTGCGTCAAGGTGGAGAAGATGCTGGCAGAGGGGAAGTACTCCGAGAGCCGTAACATCATTCCAGACGCTTTGTTCCCGACAACTTTGTTATACATATATCACAAAAGTATCTTATATATTATTCTACtgcagaaattttcaatttttacctcccccaacttttcaattttatcctcAAACTCCTCACCTCTCGTTCAAACCACTTTTATCgcatgaattttccaccattgGAAAGCATCAAAGTTGACCAATCATTAATATTTCTCATCCACCAAAGAATTCCACCCacatcaattttttcttttaggtaTTTAacccattttgaattttcaattaatgctgagaaggagaaaaatgataatgaattgaaaattgaaaataatattctaattaaaataagtttttttcatgaaactttgcgcataaaattgattatttaggTGAAATGCCATTGGCATGAACAAGTTTGCAATTTCAAAACTTGCAGCACTTTATTTATAGAACTATCATCCAATTGAATTGCAAGAATTATGCACTGAGGGGAGAAATTCGTAACAAGTTTTATCTCCAAAGACCAAGCAATAAGATGAAATCTCTCTAGAGGAAATGAGGGCTCAAttgaattctattttttagtttttttttctctacaaaatgCTTTCAAAACAGGGGCCTGGAAAAGGAGCCTTGTTTGGtgtcttaattttctcttaaaatttagGAAGTTTAGGCTTTTTTAGAGgataaaacatttcttttttttgccaaaaattaagttaaaaattttacaactATCATAAATAGAGAATAATCgtgaaaaaaatcgtcaaacgttagaaaagctttttctaaGAAAAGGCCTACGTTGGAACAGAAATGTCTAACATTAAAAAGAGccgttaaatattaaaaaaaacggtaaagttgaaaaaaaacatgtcaGCTAATTTTTTCGTTTGTCTTAAAGATTCAATCAAGTAAAACATTTCAAACTTTATTCTATGGAACTTTGTACTGAAGCTCCACCAATTTAATGAAGCGTGGGTGGAGCTTAGTTCATTAACCAATCAAATCACAGGTTAAAGGTTaataaaatcgaataaaatattcttttggttaattctcaattctatttaaaaacaaCTTCAGAATGAATAAACCCAGCATTCCTTAGTCTTATTGATAAACTTAAGTAACTTATATTACCTCAATGTTTTGTTAGTTTTTAGCTAAAATTGTCACACCATCCTGAATATATAAACCAGCAAGATTAATGAGATTATTGGCAGAGATAGTAAATGTGCTAAAATTAGCAATCTTTAGTgagtttattgatttaaaatgtaaataaaaccATTTCAATCACGCGATGATGCTCtgaaattaatgtttattGCTTCAATTTCCACAATAATACTGACTTTTAGTTCTTTAAgttcattttcttattgattttcatgaaaaattctacattttttgGAGTTTATAGAAACTCTGCTTGAcaacatatttcttttttatgattaattctTGTCATAAGAGAACAAAAATTCTGGTTTTAATTTGTTGAATCAAACTTTGCATTTGATGAGTGAACAAGGTCTTTACGGACGGAACGGACAGACagttttcaatgcaaaaaacaataaattttgctCTTTAATTGAGTTCCTTCTACATAAAACCTGCATAATCTGGACAAAACTACATAACAGAAGAATATCTTGTGTCGTTGCTCATCCAATACATTTAATTAACCTATTTGAGTTATGATTCGCAATCATCTCcgaaaaataaactttgtaTCTGCTTCTGGATGTTTCTAAGAGAGACCCAGAAGATGATTTTCTTATGCTCTCTGTgagagagatttatttatggaaattttcttatctctgctgtttttttttttaaatgttgcaaatgattattttatttattacattaaTTTGGTTTCGTTGTTATGTAAATAAGTAAGTGCCTAATCTATGTACTACTTTACATACTTtctctttctaaaatttttgctttatataAGAAGCTATATatagtgaaatttttattaaagtttcgTCTTTTCTTAAATATCCTTTCATATCATAagcttataaaatattttatttttattaaaaattttatctttcctTCAAATTTCAGCTCATCAATTCAATACCGCATGCAATGGCACCAGCCAATACATTGAGCAAGGGTTTCCTCAAGTCATTGCTGATAGCGCGGAAGAAAAAGGTGGAAAGTCACGAGAATGCTGATAAACAATCACCGGGCGTGACGTCCAAAGTGCCGACAAGTGAGGAAGATGCAAAAATAGCGGAGAGATTGGAGAGGatgaaaatttgggaaaagcACAAAAGCACCGCGAGGGAGAAAGTTCGACGTGGTGAGAAGAATGAGGTCAATGGGGATGAGAAGTTGAGTGAAATTGCCAAAAGCAACGTGCAATTCAACATGTAAGAGCCGGAATTGGGGGTGGGTGAGAAggaagtgtgtgtgtgtgttatttttgattttttttccttctctttatTCGTCTAATAAACAGGACTGTAAATTGTCATAAAGATGATCTTCTGGGGCATCACTCCCTCGTCGTCTACTCTCTCTGTTATTCTGTGTAGCTGTCCCCCCCCCTTCCCATGACAATCAAATTGAATGCATCCGCCGAGGCAATAAATAATAGACCAAATCCCTCGTGCTAGAAGCAGTCTTGTCGCAGTTCTTATCTCGCGTGTAATGCACACAACATCATCAAGCCCATGGATGATGAACTGAAGGCGATAGCAATGCCTCCTGCGTGCTGGGTTCCATTTGACGTCTGAAATGTTTCTCATCTGCAGCGACAATGAGGGCATAAGATGAAAATGTGTGACGATGAATTACTCGTGATAATCTTTACTCATTCCTAAGAAGTTGTGATTCATCAGCGAAGAACATCCTGTGGCGCGGTGAGTAAtagaagatttattaaaacacatttttaggAGGTTGGAGGTGGTCcattttcatcatattttttcaaaaaaaattgtttaatatcCGATTCTTTGctattttttgtgcaaataaataaGCAAATTAGCAGGGAAAATCAGGTGAGTCAAAGAATGAAATTATTGGATAATTATTTCCCAGCCATTTGtcttttctaaaagaaaattcattaattctgTATTAACTCTGGACCTGATGAAACAGAAAACAATTCTTCGAAACATcctgtttttcctttttttttttttaatccttttaaaCATCAAAATTTCACTCTCAAGTTAAATGCAATAGCTGCAGTTTCAAAATGAGCTAGAAACTGCAGCTGAATGAGGCggaaaaaattgtcaattgCAGATAAAGAGGAGATTCCcggagtttttatttttttatttttttttaacgaggTGGACAGTGGGACGTCGGAGAGGGAAATGCGTGCATGTGacaaatgcaagaatttatttctgtaCTAATTACAGCCATACGCGGTTATATGTTTGCTAAAATACCCCCAATTGGGTAATCACTGCATGCGTGCATGTGATGAAGATTTATGCCTGATTAGTCTGATTATGTGAGTAAATGCTGAAGAAGTTCCTCCATAACCTCCGTCACGTAGTCCCGGTAGAAGTCATCCAGATCCATGTTCTGTAGGACAAATTCATTTCGATCGGTGTTGCAGATGACGTGGTACCTCTCAGGGTCAGTCTTCTGGATTTGCGTTAGAATGCCAGGAGCTAGGTGGGTGAGTGGGACGAAGATGCAGTTGAAAATTAGCGGCATTAGGGCGTAGTGTTTGCAGCTCCTCGTAAATTCCTCCCATGGAAGCTTTATGGATGCATCAATGTCGTACTTCTTTAGCTCTTGCTTGAGGAAATCATAGTAGAATTT harbors:
- the LOC129788951 gene encoding WD repeat-containing protein 75 isoform X1, with the protein product MVCLELVDSPRVEMASDVMEYDEILEDSFAAADLQVRQVAGGKITEFPPIFSDDGEDILLVWNNTVRVFNVATGKWVRDLDKTDADLVAIEFDPTNSQEIIGCTKDGDVVTWKWKAGVRCQRIKLNIPQTNFRVMSFNLFEGLDGNLQAVIVYFYDNDSSIKLDVFRLADGESLNGFPGKFNQLSTQSFKVSMNNKQKFFALIQRHVLYVGNLATGKRRFHFNLQNRLFTTVAVHPISPIIATGDHSGKIILWMNTDSYEPLKSIYHWHPAPVKCLSFSESGTHFYSGGVEQVLVKWTHNRPDMRKFLPRMRGTAIHITIAPKNEKIAVALSDNGIQLLNANLEVQTLIQNFCHVADDGTGENPFPAGMIINPRSNCIVLNGRVGHLQFFSTHTKSFLYDVDITGENQMNPEPMSIIYNTRVTRVSICMDWMATAECWNDHEHFIQTKIKFWEFSKEKQLFVLNTDIQMPHEKAITALVFSKIYFSDSVVCASAGGDNFLIIWKCDSAGKSWSIHRRLRYRNYPIKSVAFCQDGTLMVAGFGNVCIVYKTSDLTVKTIFCAPSGLDGGIGKVSFLTPKSFPDANGDAKSIEGKNREISERKSQTIQLVHAFLEKNSNDLLKSINSEMNTPKMQEKCTKIDKIDQEELFSMIMGLKDLDLDQKLCMLHHMEISCNVKKDLRRRMKEYLEKSDILSPNLDATTEAFAANLGEIHKSSKISQLWHIKKRREFHGKFKKGQGNLPDCGDQNNLHENGNASMEEDGGAESPAKAYPLTEPAEIQQLVFSSGEYAHILVAATKNRVLVWDLMSLKLTSVIKISAASLSVDPLTGLFAVFTKQNNLFVFLPSSPIPIYHKRDMPGVYDALWVPRQDPKSTSLSIDWQSQSQLFFLTHEQELLCLGLRNDDDDLLPMVTFLSEADTVSNYTPFGAMIAKQMQERSQFLSNVASEMHHSTGILGKSKVNELINSIPHAMAPANTLSKGFLKSLLIARKKKVESHENADKQSPGVTSKVPTSEEDAKIAERLERMKIWEKHKSTAREKVRRGEKNEVNGDEKLSEIAKSNVQFNMTVNCHKDDLLGHHSLVVYSLCYSV
- the LOC129788951 gene encoding WD repeat-containing protein 75 isoform X2, translating into MVCLELVDSPRVEMASDVMEYDEILEDSFAAADLQVRQVAGGKITEFPPIFSDDGEDILLVWNNTVRVFNVATGKWVRDLDKTDADLVAIEFDPTNSQEIIGCTKDGDVVTWKWKAGVRCQRIKLNIPQTNFRVMSFNLFEGLDGNLQAVIVYFYDNDSSIKLDVFRLADGESLNGFPGKFNQLSTQSFKVSMNNKQKFFALIQRHVLYVGNLATGKRRFHFNLQNRLFTTVAVHPISPIIATGDHSGKIILWMNTDSYEPLKSIYHWHPAPVKCLSFSESGTHFYSGGVEQVLVKWTHNRPDMRKFLPRMRGTAIHITIAPKNEKIAVALSDNGIQLLNANLEVQTLIQNFCHVADDGTGENPFPAGMIINPRSNCIVLNGRVGHLQFFSTHTKSFLYDVDITGENQMNPEPMSIIYNTRVTRVSICMDWMATAECWNDHEHFIQTKIKFWEFSKEKQLFVLNTDIQMPHEKAITALVFSKIYFSDSVVCASAGGDNFLIIWKCDSAGKSWSIHRRLRYRNYPIKSVAFCQDGTLMVAGFGNVCIVYKTSDLTVKTIFCAPSGLDGGIGKVSFLTPKSFPDANGDAKSIEGKNREISERKSQTIQLVHAFLEKNSNDLLKSINSEMNTPKMQEKCTKIDKIDQEELFSMIMGLKDLDLDQKLCMLHHMEISCNVKKDLRRRMKEYLEKSDILSPNLDATTEAFAANLGEIHKSSKISQLWHIKKRREFHGKFKKGQGNLPDCGDQNNLHENGNASMEEDGGAESPAKAYPLTEPAEIQQLVFSSGEYAHILVAATKNRVLVWDLMSLKLTSVIKISAASLSVDPLTGLFAVFTKQNNLFVFLPSSPIPIYHKRDMPGVYDALWVPRQDPKSTSLSIDWQSQSQLFFLTHEQELLCLGLRNDDDDLLPMVTFLSEADTVSNYTPFGAMIAKQMQERSQFLSNVASEMHHSTGILGKSKVNELINSIPHAMAPANTLSKGFLKSLLIARKKKVESHENADKQSPGVTSKVPTSEEDAKIAERLERMKIWEKHKSTAREKVRRGEKNEVNGDEKLSEIAKSNVQFNM
- the LOC129789166 gene encoding uncharacterized protein LOC129789166, giving the protein MKILGLIFILWLSFVCIESSVGWPISNPKVQMTQTMMEIPQWHCLRYFKHDIHLMRRCRNYRLPMFRKPIE